From Gemmatimonadota bacterium, the proteins below share one genomic window:
- a CDS encoding arylsulfatase → MAEQPNILLIMNDDMGYSDIGCYGGEIHTPNLDQLAANGLRFTQFYNTARCCPTRASLLTGLHPHQASVGHMMDDREYEGYRGDLNFKSVTIAEVLKTVGYATYMSGKWHITRHTDADGPKHSWPCQRGFDRFFGIITGAANYWKPQTLTRDNEQITVDEFPEDFFLTDAISDQAADYIREHAQTNRDQPFFLYTAYTAPHWPLHAHDEDIAKYKGRFAAGWDQLREERLARMREMDILKPEWGLSDRDPSQVPWEEADHKAWQQRRMEVYAAQVDRMDQGIGRIVQSLEETGQLDNTLIVFLADNGGCAEELGGGMRRSAIAPATTRNGQPVQRGNDPNIMPGDETTYQSYGVPWANVSNTPFRLYKHWVHEGGIATPFIAHWPDCITDHGALREQPGQLTDVMATCLDIADAAYPETYNGHEILPLEGTSLTPIFDNRDNGKEYLIWEHEGNGAVRKDNWKLVKRYPGDWELYDIEADRSELDDLANENPDVVAELAAIYDTWAERCGIEPWDNILAKRG, encoded by the coding sequence ATGGCAGAGCAACCAAATATTTTGCTGATTATGAACGACGATATGGGCTATTCTGATATTGGATGTTACGGCGGTGAAATCCACACGCCAAATTTAGATCAACTTGCTGCCAATGGGTTGCGATTCACCCAATTTTACAACACAGCGCGGTGCTGCCCCACGCGGGCGTCGTTGCTCACGGGATTGCATCCCCATCAAGCCAGTGTGGGACACATGATGGATGACCGGGAATACGAAGGGTATCGGGGCGATCTGAACTTTAAAAGCGTAACCATTGCCGAAGTACTCAAAACCGTGGGATATGCGACCTATATGAGCGGCAAATGGCATATTACGCGGCATACAGATGCAGACGGTCCCAAACACAGTTGGCCCTGCCAGCGCGGATTTGATCGCTTTTTTGGCATCATTACTGGTGCCGCCAATTATTGGAAGCCGCAAACACTCACGCGAGACAACGAGCAAATTACAGTGGATGAATTTCCAGAGGATTTCTTTTTAACCGATGCTATCAGCGATCAGGCGGCGGATTATATCCGCGAACACGCGCAGACAAACAGGGATCAGCCATTCTTTTTATATACCGCATATACTGCGCCCCATTGGCCCCTGCACGCGCACGATGAAGATATTGCAAAATACAAAGGCCGTTTTGCCGCGGGATGGGATCAACTGCGCGAAGAGCGTCTGGCGCGCATGCGCGAAATGGACATCTTAAAACCCGAATGGGGACTGAGCGACCGCGACCCCTCTCAAGTACCCTGGGAAGAAGCCGACCACAAGGCGTGGCAGCAACGGCGCATGGAAGTTTATGCCGCGCAGGTCGATCGCATGGATCAGGGCATTGGGCGCATCGTCCAATCCCTCGAAGAGACCGGGCAACTGGACAACACCCTGATCGTATTTTTAGCCGACAATGGAGGATGCGCCGAAGAACTGGGAGGCGGCATGCGACGCAGCGCGATTGCACCGGCCACCACGCGCAATGGACAGCCAGTCCAACGCGGCAACGATCCAAACATCATGCCGGGTGACGAAACTACGTACCAGAGCTACGGAGTACCTTGGGCCAATGTATCCAACACGCCATTTCGCCTGTACAAGCACTGGGTTCACGAAGGCGGCATTGCAACGCCCTTTATCGCACACTGGCCCGATTGCATAACGGATCACGGCGCATTGCGCGAACAACCCGGTCAGCTTACAGACGTCATGGCAACCTGCCTCGATATAGCAGACGCAGCGTATCCCGAAACTTATAATGGACACGAAATTTTGCCACTCGAAGGCACCTCGTTGACCCCAATTTTTGACAACCGGGACAACGGCAAAGAATATTTGATATGGGAACACGAAGGCAATGGCGCAGTTCGCAAAGACAATTGGAAACTGGTAAAGCGTTACCCGGGCGATTGGGAACTATACGATATTGAAGCCGACAGATCGGAACTCGACGATCTGGCAAATGAAAATCCCGATGTCGTAGCCGAACTCGCGGCAATTTACGACACCTGGGCAGAGCGGTGCGGGATTGAACCCTGGGACAATATCCTCGCAAAGCGTGGATAA
- a CDS encoding decaprenyl-phosphate phosphoribosyltransferase, producing MLQLIHAMRPREWVKNVFVLAALVFTKRIFEPSDLLQGSLAFLCFCLISGAAYLFNDIRDRENDRQHPLKRHRPIASGALRVSVAAIAAVLLALIALIGGFYVHPHFGIVLLIYAVLNIAYTLYLKHIVILDVMIIAAGFLLRAIGGAVAIQVAISSWFILCTMLLALFLGFAKRRHELALLEGDASTHRRILAEYSPQFLDQMIAIVTAGALVSYALYTMSPEVIEKLGTKYLNLTVPFVIYGMLRYLYLIYKKDGGGNPTSTVLGDIPLLIACALWLLTLGVILYV from the coding sequence ATGCTCCAACTCATCCACGCGATGCGCCCGCGCGAATGGGTCAAAAATGTCTTTGTGCTGGCCGCGCTCGTTTTTACCAAACGCATTTTTGAACCCAGCGACCTCCTGCAAGGCAGTCTGGCCTTTCTCTGTTTTTGCCTCATCTCTGGCGCAGCGTATCTCTTCAACGACATCCGAGACAGAGAAAACGACCGCCAGCATCCCCTGAAACGCCATCGCCCAATAGCCTCGGGTGCCCTCCGCGTCTCTGTCGCCGCCATCGCCGCTGTCCTCCTCGCCCTGATCGCCCTGATCGGGGGATTTTACGTGCATCCCCATTTTGGGATCGTCCTCCTCATTTATGCAGTACTGAACATCGCCTATACTCTGTACCTCAAACACATCGTCATCCTCGATGTAATGATCATTGCCGCGGGATTTCTTCTGCGCGCCATCGGAGGTGCAGTGGCGATTCAGGTCGCCATTTCCTCCTGGTTCATCCTCTGCACCATGCTGCTGGCACTATTTCTCGGCTTTGCCAAGCGCCGGCATGAACTCGCCCTGCTCGAAGGAGATGCCAGCACCCACCGCCGCATCCTCGCAGAATATTCCCCACAATTTCTCGACCAGATGATCGCCATCGTCACAGCCGGTGCACTGGTATCCTACGCGCTTTACACCATGTCGCCCGAAGTCATTGAAAAACTCGGCACCAAATACCTCAACCTCACCGTACCCTTTGTGATCTACGGTATGTTGCGCTACCTCTATCTCATCTACAAAAAAGACGGGGGCGGCAACCCCACCTCCACCGTATTAGGCGATATCCCTCTCCTGATCGCCTGCGCACTGTGGTTACTAACTCTGGGCGTAATACTCTACGTCTGA
- a CDS encoding ATP-binding cassette domain-containing protein → MVLLQVQNLKKHYPISQGLWGRNTGHVKAVDDVSFDISPGETLGLVGESGCGKTTTGRAILRLIDATSGTVRFKNNDILSLKKKQLRTLRRHMQIIFQDPYGSLNPRLTIGGILSEPLKIHGDKTRDRVADLLNTVGLSPDVARRYPHEFSGGQRQRIGIARALAVKPQFIVADEPVSALDVSIQAQIVNLLQDLQTQFGLAYLFIAHDLSVVKHISNRVAVMYLGKIVELAESQELYDNPQHPYTRALLSSIPIPDPRVRGSRTILTGDVPSPVNIPSGCAFHPRCPEATPDCAHRKPELLDIEPGHSVACILRHN, encoded by the coding sequence ATTGTGCTACTTCAAGTTCAAAATCTAAAAAAACACTACCCCATTTCTCAGGGACTCTGGGGGCGCAACACCGGGCATGTCAAAGCAGTAGATGACGTGAGCTTCGATATATCTCCCGGCGAAACCCTCGGCCTGGTCGGCGAATCCGGATGCGGAAAAACCACAACAGGACGCGCCATATTGCGCCTTATTGACGCGACATCAGGCACCGTGCGATTCAAAAATAACGACATCCTCTCCCTGAAAAAAAAGCAACTTCGAACACTGCGCCGACACATGCAAATCATCTTTCAGGACCCCTACGGATCGCTAAACCCCCGCCTCACCATCGGCGGCATCCTCTCGGAACCTCTGAAAATCCACGGCGACAAAACAAGAGATCGAGTCGCAGACCTGCTCAACACCGTGGGCTTATCTCCCGACGTCGCGCGCCGATATCCGCACGAATTTTCCGGTGGACAGCGACAGCGCATTGGCATTGCCCGCGCATTGGCCGTAAAACCGCAATTCATTGTCGCGGACGAACCCGTGTCTGCACTCGACGTATCGATTCAGGCACAAATTGTAAACTTGCTCCAGGATTTACAGACACAGTTTGGCCTCGCCTATCTATTCATCGCGCACGACTTAAGCGTGGTCAAACACATCTCCAATCGCGTAGCAGTCATGTACCTGGGCAAAATTGTAGAACTGGCAGAAAGCCAGGAACTCTACGACAATCCGCAGCATCCCTATACGCGCGCATTGCTCTCATCAATCCCCATACCCGATCCGCGCGTCAGGGGATCGCGCACCATTCTAACAGGCGATGTGCCCAGCCCGGTCAACATCCCTTCGGGCTGTGCATTTCATCCGCGCTGTCCCGAAGCAACCCCGGACTGCGCCCACCGCAAACCCGAACTCTTAGACATCGAACCCGGCCACAGCGTGGCCTGTATCTTGCGGCACAATTAA
- a CDS encoding ABC transporter ATP-binding protein, translating to MPNSVLTVDNLQTHFHTDSETARAVDGVSFTLNRGETYGLVGESGCGKSVTSLSIMRLVPHPGRIEGGHIFFQDRDLVSLSDTEMRDIRGNDIAMIFQEPMTSLNPVYTCGFQIDEAVRRHQGLEKTEARKKTVEMFHLVGLPDPEQRANEYPHQLSGGQRQRVMIAMALSCNPKVLIADEPTTALDVTIQAQILDLLRDLQQQLGMAVLLITHDLGIIAEAADQVAVMYAGKIVETGPSDAIFHNPRHPYTQGLLASVPRLDIANKRLRTIPGTVPEATRFPSGCRFADRCEKVDAICRETTPQLQIIDGDHQTACWMA from the coding sequence ATGCCCAATTCCGTGCTGACAGTTGACAACCTCCAAACGCATTTTCACACAGACAGCGAAACAGCGAGGGCGGTAGATGGCGTATCATTCACACTCAACAGGGGCGAAACGTATGGCCTTGTTGGTGAATCGGGGTGCGGAAAAAGTGTCACTTCGCTGTCAATCATGCGATTGGTACCTCATCCTGGCCGCATTGAAGGTGGGCATATTTTTTTTCAAGACCGGGACCTGGTATCCCTTTCAGATACCGAAATGCGCGACATACGCGGCAATGACATTGCCATGATCTTTCAGGAACCCATGACCAGCCTCAACCCGGTTTACACCTGTGGGTTCCAGATTGACGAAGCCGTAAGGCGGCATCAGGGATTAGAAAAAACAGAAGCGCGAAAAAAAACAGTTGAAATGTTCCACCTTGTGGGCCTGCCCGATCCCGAACAACGCGCAAACGAATACCCGCACCAATTATCGGGCGGGCAACGCCAGCGCGTGATGATCGCCATGGCCCTCTCGTGCAATCCCAAAGTGCTGATAGCCGACGAACCCACAACGGCACTCGATGTCACCATACAAGCGCAAATCCTGGACCTGTTGCGCGACTTGCAACAACAACTCGGCATGGCAGTCCTGCTCATCACACACGATTTGGGTATTATTGCCGAAGCCGCCGATCAGGTCGCGGTCATGTACGCAGGAAAAATTGTAGAAACCGGACCATCAGACGCGATCTTTCACAATCCCAGGCATCCCTACACGCAGGGGTTACTCGCATCAGTGCCCCGTCTGGATATCGCGAACAAGCGCCTCAGAACCATTCCGGGCACAGTACCCGAAGCCACGCGATTTCCATCGGGATGTCGATTTGCAGATCGATGTGAAAAGGTCGATGCAATTTGCAGGGAAACCACACCGCAACTGCAAATAATTGACGGCGATCACCAGACCGCGTGTTGGATGGCATAA